A window from Pseudobutyrivibrio ruminis HUN009 encodes these proteins:
- a CDS encoding S1C family serine protease: MSDLYNGGSNNGPENNNGSYSYKKDEINQGESYYQWSPYDNGNKNKKQKKSTGFAGKLGRAVAIALVFGLVAGTAFQSVVYVSNRYLPMSASSEEKIESTETEDTSESASGTALSTTSNKVSTTVTSDVSEIAENVLPAIVQVTNVGLTEYQTFFGTMQQETTSAGSGIIISQDDDYIYIATNNHVVAGAETLTITFNDGEAVEGTIKGTDSSCDLAVVAVAVADIPSDTLSVIKVATLGDSDSTVVGEAAIVIGNALGYGTSVTTGIISAKDREVSITDEEGNLVTNSLIQTDAAVNPGNSGGALLNATGEVIGIVSAKLADESVEGMGYAIPISYAWDIIQQMIDNDVVSELDASYLGIAGKDITSEMSEQYDVPVGVYVAQVVAGSGAEEAGIEVDDVITSFNGRTVTSVNTLNNIMKYLPAGTTVEVTVAKASNDYKEETVEVTLTHKVDAVQ; the protein is encoded by the coding sequence ATGAGTGATTTATACAATGGAGGCTCAAACAATGGGCCAGAAAACAACAACGGTTCATATTCCTACAAGAAGGACGAGATAAACCAAGGTGAGTCCTATTATCAATGGTCACCTTACGACAATGGTAATAAGAACAAAAAGCAGAAGAAGTCTACAGGTTTTGCAGGAAAGCTTGGACGTGCAGTTGCAATAGCGCTAGTATTTGGCTTGGTTGCAGGTACAGCATTCCAATCAGTGGTATATGTTTCAAACAGATACCTGCCTATGTCAGCATCATCAGAAGAAAAAATCGAATCTACTGAGACAGAAGACACATCTGAAAGTGCAAGTGGTACAGCTCTTTCTACAACATCAAATAAAGTATCTACAACAGTTACTTCAGATGTATCAGAAATTGCAGAAAACGTACTTCCAGCAATCGTACAGGTTACAAATGTAGGTCTTACAGAATATCAGACATTCTTCGGAACAATGCAGCAGGAAACAACATCAGCTGGTTCCGGAATCATCATTTCACAGGATGACGACTACATCTACATTGCAACAAACAATCATGTAGTAGCAGGTGCGGAAACACTTACAATTACTTTCAACGATGGTGAAGCAGTTGAAGGAACAATCAAAGGAACTGATTCATCATGTGATCTTGCTGTTGTAGCAGTTGCAGTAGCAGATATTCCTTCAGATACTCTTTCAGTAATCAAGGTTGCTACTCTTGGCGACTCAGATTCAACAGTCGTTGGTGAGGCAGCTATCGTAATCGGCAACGCTCTTGGATATGGTACATCAGTAACAACAGGTATTATCTCTGCTAAGGACCGTGAGGTTTCAATCACAGACGAGGAAGGAAATCTTGTTACAAACAGCCTCATCCAGACAGATGCAGCTGTTAACCCTGGTAACTCAGGTGGTGCATTACTTAATGCCACAGGAGAGGTTATCGGTATTGTGTCTGCTAAGCTTGCAGATGAATCTGTAGAAGGTATGGGATATGCAATTCCTATCTCTTATGCATGGGATATTATCCAGCAGATGATTGACAACGATGTTGTATCAGAGCTTGATGCTTCTTACCTCGGAATCGCAGGTAAGGATATTACATCAGAAATGTCTGAGCAGTACGATGTTCCAGTTGGTGTATACGTAGCTCAGGTAGTTGCAGGTTCAGGTGCTGAAGAAGCAGGTATCGAAGTTGATGACGTAATCACATCATTCAACGGACGTACAGTTACATCTGTAAATACCCTCAATAACATCATGAAGTACCTTCCAGCCGGCACAACCGTAGAGGTCACTGTCGCTAAGGCATCAAATGACTATAAAGAAGAAACTGTAGAAGTAACTCTTACACATAAGGTTGACGCAGTACAATAA